The following is a genomic window from Aricia agestis chromosome 12, ilAriAges1.1, whole genome shotgun sequence.
ATCACAACCACAAATCACAACGATCGAGGTCGCCAATTTTTAGCGTTTGATCGCCAAGTAGAACGCcccctttaaattttaattgccCATATTGGTGTCTTTCTAAAGtcactaatattatcaaagatttttttaaaatcttacttttaacttttaagattAGATACTAGTAGCTAAATATCTaaatataggtaagtacttacttaaatcaaTAGTAGTAAAAGACAATTTAGCAatataattactatattttattcaCAAGGATTAAGTACATCTTAGTCACATATACACACCTATACACacaagaataattattgttttggaAACAatggttaaattttttttcaatatatgcACATAATCGCTTGTTTAATATGATGAGGAAgaggttaaaaaatattttcttaactttGGAAATTCATAATTAGGTATTATGAAAATAGTGCACAACTTTAAATGAAAAACTACATTTGTAATGTAATACatataattatcattaaattataatatctcttctctataattattataataattagcatTACTTCTCACATAGACAATGACAATATGATgtactaaataaataacatgatcatattaatattattatagttttagaGAACTTGCTAAATTTGTACTCTTATTTAATGGTTTGTCAACAATaggtatacaaaaattaagtactttggTACTTGATTAtggagcaaattttttttcaattctcatCTGTAGAATTACAGTAGGGCCTCGGTAATGCGGACTCCCGCTTGTTCGGTGATCGCTGTAATCTGGCCGGCCAATGAGATTCATGGGGCAGGCCGGCGAGTGTAGGTGtcatgtcatgactcatgagccAAAGCGCTGTCAGTCTTTTCTTTATTGCCTTTCTGTAATACAGTGTCAATTTAGCGCGGTCGCAGCTAAGATCATGGCGCCGACACGTAAATATTCGACATTGATATTAAAAAATTGATTAAAGAAATTAAGGTTAAACATGTGTTTTATTAACATGAAATATTGCATACTATAATCCGGACGCCTCGATAATCCGCAAAGGGTCATGTTTTTGCCTCTCCGGATTAACTAGACCCTACTGTAGTTTTAATCTCTTTCTGGATACAGCTGATGCAATCCTTTAGCTAGCTCCTGAGCTAGCTCGATTGAGCTGGCGCACAGCACTCTCCGAGATAGGATATCAAATTCACCCCCAGAGGGGTCTATGCACACCCCACCGGCCTCCCTCACAAGTATATCTCCTGCGGCAATATCCCAAGCATGAATACCAAATTCAAAGTATGCATCTGATCCCCCGAGAGCGACCATCGCCATGTTCAATGCAGCGGAACCCAATGTTCTGACTCCTTGTGACTTTGTTATGAGAAACTTGAAGTTGTTGAGACATGCCACCTGTCTCTCCTCATCCCTGCTGGTTCCCGCTTCAAATGACACGATGGCTTTGCTCATCTCCTTGACCTGCGACACATGGATCTGCCTGCCGTTACAGAAGGCTCCCTTGCCCTTCTTAGCCGTGAACAACTGGTCTAATATTGGATTGTAGATTATGCCAACGACGGACTCCTTGTTTATGGTGAGACCGAGAGAGATGCAGCTGTTGGGGTATCCGTGCACGAAGTTCAGGGTTCCGTCGACCGGATCGATGATCCAGGTCGGCTCGTCGGTTAAACCGGCCTTAGCGCCGTCCGCCACGGACTCCTCTCCTATAAACTTATGAGATGGAAACTTCTTCGAGAGCCCCTCGATCAAAGCAGCTTCGACCTTCTGATCGACCTCCGTCACCAAGTCGATGTCGCAAGACTTCACTTTGAAGTCTTTTATCCCATTTACGTATTCTTTTATAAGGTTTCCGGCTGATTTAACTAGATCTAAAGCAAAGTCAAAGTATTCGTCAATTTCGTCGGCCATAGTGGGATAAAAGGTACTCAGAACTCGTCAATAGCTTCCGATAATTATCACACTAGCTTTAATAGTTATTTCACAATTTTAATTAATCAATTTTTTGTAATACGGTACCTAAATAtaagtcttcttcttcttcttcttcttttttattaatgaggCATTCCGCTGTCCGCATTTtcatttttcctattttttaaatttgattgtcaaacagtttccattttagtaactagatggcgtatgggtagacaactatcaatcaactatcggtaataccagggaataccatcaataattgttacaaaactgggcaaaagaatgtaaaacttgatacatttcaatttgaaaaacacgcaataatattccaatgaataggataataaagttattataacgatgttttagctaaaactcacggaagaaataaccctatttaccgatattcacaccaaatgtcacaggaattatacattttggttttgacagcacttgtgcaagataacggatatttagtggctaatattctaccaataatgaacatcaaaaacccaaataacacaatttgggaaaaaaaaataaaaaccatagacttaatatatacctactagcattataggtttaatgataaaaaccacaccaacccaacaataaaaagtagaagaagtttgaaagtgacatgcccgccaaaactctttcagttgtcagttttcaTCCTTATTTTCACGAAGAGCATACTCCTAAGCTTAGATTATGTACATAATCTAAGCTCCTAAGcgttcattggcctaagcgattaggccagtatactggtaacagtttaggaacacgctaacataatttattacttgtcaaactgaaaaccAACTGAAAACTGCATAGATTAAACTAGAGGGACGAagcaaaaaaatatagtaatttaaggGAATGTATAAATAGGTACATacagttttatgttaatattatgctaacgAAAACTAGGTTTAAGgccccatccccactcgcgcgcgaccCGCCCGACACGCCTcggaatttccgcgaaacgtgagtgtggatccgattcgcatatttttcccacttcgcggctggttccccgaccgcatccacactcgcgcgcgaaccgtgcgcgacgccgcggcgccgcg
Proteins encoded in this region:
- the LOC121732317 gene encoding inositol monophosphatase 1; amino-acid sequence: MADEIDEYFDFALDLVKSAGNLIKEYVNGIKDFKVKSCDIDLVTEVDQKVEAALIEGLSKKFPSHKFIGEESVADGAKAGLTDEPTWIIDPVDGTLNFVHGYPNSCISLGLTINKESVVGIIYNPILDQLFTAKKGKGAFCNGRQIHVSQVKEMSKAIVSFEAGTSRDEERQVACLNNFKFLITKSQGVRTLGSAALNMAMVALGGSDAYFEFGIHAWDIAAGDILVREAGGVCIDPSGGEFDILSRRVLCASSIELAQELAKGLHQLYPERD